A single Gammaproteobacteria bacterium DNA region contains:
- a CDS encoding disulfide bond formation protein B, whose amino-acid sequence MTPDMNPRTDKAPDRRADDHAQPGWNLLFGAWLLAAIATLGSLFLGEVMGMKPCILCWYQRIFMYPLVIILLAGMFPVDPRVVRYALPLAIIGWLFAVYHYLLHSGFIPESLQPCDQDASCAEINLQLFGFVTIPMLSILAYTTIIALLVMFRNETRHPHTPHNRTPS is encoded by the coding sequence ATGACTCCCGATATGAATCCGCGCACCGACAAGGCGCCCGACAGACGAGCCGATGACCACGCCCAGCCCGGCTGGAACCTGTTATTCGGCGCCTGGCTGCTGGCGGCGATCGCCACCCTGGGCAGCCTGTTCCTTGGCGAGGTGATGGGCATGAAGCCCTGCATACTCTGCTGGTATCAGCGCATCTTCATGTATCCCCTGGTTATCATCCTGCTGGCGGGCATGTTCCCCGTGGACCCGCGCGTAGTGCGTTATGCCCTGCCCCTGGCGATCATCGGCTGGCTATTTGCCGTCTACCACTATCTGCTCCATTCGGGCTTCATACCGGAAAGTCTGCAGCCCTGTGATCAGGACGCCTCCTGCGCCGAGATCAATCTGCAGCTATTTGGCTTTGTCACCATCCCCATGCTCTCCATCCTGGCCTACACCACGATCATTGCGTTGCTGGTGATGTTCCGAAACGAGACCCGGCACCCCCACACCCCGCACAACAGGACGCCATCATGA
- a CDS encoding 3-deoxy-D-manno-octulosonic acid kinase, with the protein MNPTEKHDGAQHVLYDADQLTTIEPGYFDAAALARDGLLRGTAQGRGTTHFVEIAGLDCVLRHYRRGGLMAGLLGDRYWRATLPESRAWREWHLLADLSAQGLPVPVPVATRVVTRGPFYRADIIMQRVPDSRSLNQVLQDGPLSAAQWQAIGRCVRRFHRAGVYHADLNAHNILLGGAVAVWLIDFDRGEIRPPSRDWQMANLERLRRSLDKLSGLQAAFHFGEADWQQLMAGWME; encoded by the coding sequence ATGAATCCTACCGAAAAGCACGACGGCGCGCAGCACGTTCTCTATGACGCGGATCAATTAACCACGATTGAGCCGGGTTATTTCGACGCCGCGGCCCTGGCGCGTGACGGTCTGCTGCGCGGCACTGCGCAGGGCCGGGGCACCACGCACTTCGTGGAGATCGCCGGGCTGGATTGCGTGCTGCGCCACTATCGACGCGGTGGCCTGATGGCCGGGCTGCTGGGTGATCGCTACTGGCGCGCCACCCTGCCGGAGAGCCGGGCCTGGCGCGAATGGCATCTGCTGGCGGACCTGTCCGCCCAGGGCCTGCCGGTGCCGGTGCCGGTGGCCACGCGAGTGGTCACCCGGGGGCCGTTTTATCGGGCCGACATCATTATGCAGCGGGTGCCCGATAGCCGCTCGCTGAATCAGGTCCTGCAGGACGGCCCCCTGTCCGCCGCCCAGTGGCAGGCCATCGGCCGCTGCGTTCGGCGCTTTCACCGGGCCGGTGTCTATCACGCGGATCTCAATGCCCACAATATCCTGTTAGGTGGTGCTGTCGCGGTGTGGCTGATCGACTTCGACAGGGGCGAGATTCGCCCGCCCTCACGCGACTGGCAAATGGCCAATCTGGAGCGCCTGCGGCGGTCGCTGGACAAGCTGTCCGGCCTGCAGGCAGCCTTTCACTTCGGGGAGGCCGACTGGCAGCAGCTGATGGCCGGCTGGATGGAATGA
- a CDS encoding D-sedoheptulose 7-phosphate isomerase, which yields MSNTIIETESIARLLQDSIAVKQAVLSDAALLKAIAEVAQRCIETLRAGNKILLAGNGGSASDAQHIAAELVGRFEVDRRGLPAIALTTNASQLTAISNDYGYESVFSRQVEAFGASGDLFIGLSTSGNSANVVAAAEVARAQGLSIVGMSGASGGRLEALCDLCLKIPSTNTARIQESHITIGHILCAQIEAALFS from the coding sequence GTGAGCAACACCATCATCGAAACCGAAAGCATCGCCAGACTGTTGCAGGATTCCATTGCGGTCAAGCAGGCCGTGCTGTCCGATGCGGCGCTGCTCAAGGCCATCGCCGAGGTGGCGCAGCGCTGCATCGAGACCCTGCGCGCGGGCAACAAGATACTGTTGGCCGGTAACGGCGGCAGCGCGTCTGATGCTCAGCATATCGCCGCCGAGCTGGTCGGTCGCTTTGAGGTGGATCGTCGGGGGCTGCCCGCCATCGCCCTCACCACCAATGCCTCGCAACTCACCGCCATCTCCAATGACTACGGTTACGAGTCGGTGTTCAGTCGGCAGGTGGAGGCCTTCGGCGCCAGCGGCGATCTGTTTATCGGCCTCTCCACCTCAGGTAATTCCGCCAACGTGGTGGCCGCCGCCGAAGTGGCCAGGGCGCAGGGCCTGAGCATCGTGGGCATGAGCGGGGCCTCCGGCGGCAGGCTCGAGGCCCTGTGTGACCTGTGCCTGAAAATCCCGTCGACCAACACCGCGCGCATTCAGGAATCCCATATCACCATCGGCCACATCCTCTGTGCGCAGATCGAGGCGGCGCTATTTTCCTGA
- a CDS encoding glycosyltransferase produces MHTTQRIAFIATDLAMGGRGRNITNLSNGLVRQGLAVDVLLLRTGSNYLHQLDPAVRVIKLNSTNSLTGLPSLVRYLRQARPEAFVAPTARNTLLALRARRIAGTTTRIYARLHNHSSSELAKLHVITRQRSLYRLRRHYSRCDGVIAVSEGVAEDFSRLTGLDHHKVRVCPNPVVTQNLLQLAQQPLSHPWFAAGQPPVILGVGRLNPQKDLPTLIRAFAIVHKLMPCRLLILGEGKLRPQLEGLIHALALDEVAALPGHVENPYPYLRQAAIYVLSSAWEGLPNALIEALALGTAVVSTDCPSGAREILEDGKHGRLVPVGDFFGLALAIQQTLKVPPTAERLQAAAARYTEAASCQAYLQAFGFTPPPAAAHSQMP; encoded by the coding sequence GTGCATACCACACAACGCATTGCCTTTATTGCCACCGACTTGGCCATGGGCGGACGCGGGCGCAACATCACCAATCTCAGCAACGGCCTGGTCAGGCAGGGGCTGGCGGTGGACGTGTTGCTGCTGCGCACCGGCAGCAACTACCTCCACCAGCTCGATCCCGCGGTGCGGGTGATCAAGCTCAACAGCACCAACTCGCTGACCGGCCTGCCCAGCCTGGTGCGTTACCTGAGACAGGCCCGGCCCGAGGCCTTTGTGGCCCCGACCGCACGCAACACCCTGCTCGCCTTACGGGCGCGGCGTATCGCCGGCACCACGACCCGCATCTATGCCCGCCTGCACAACCACTCTTCCAGCGAGCTGGCCAAATTACACGTGATCACCCGTCAACGCAGCCTGTACCGCCTGCGTCGTCACTATAGTCGCTGTGACGGGGTGATCGCCGTCTCCGAGGGGGTCGCCGAGGACTTCTCCCGGCTCACTGGCCTGGATCACCACAAGGTAAGGGTCTGCCCCAATCCGGTGGTCACCCAGAACCTGTTACAGCTCGCCCAACAGCCCCTGAGCCACCCGTGGTTCGCTGCCGGCCAGCCACCCGTGATCCTCGGCGTGGGCCGGCTCAATCCGCAAAAGGATCTGCCCACCCTGATTCGCGCCTTCGCCATCGTGCACAAACTCATGCCCTGCCGATTGCTGATCCTGGGTGAAGGCAAACTGCGCCCCCAGCTGGAGGGCCTGATTCACGCGCTAGCGCTGGACGAGGTGGCGGCCCTGCCGGGTCATGTCGAGAATCCCTACCCTTACCTGAGGCAGGCGGCGATCTACGTGTTGTCTTCCGCCTGGGAAGGCCTGCCCAATGCGCTCATCGAGGCCCTGGCGCTGGGCACCGCCGTGGTATCGACAGACTGCCCCAGCGGCGCACGGGAGATCCTGGAGGATGGCAAACATGGTCGGCTGGTGCCGGTGGGGGATTTTTTTGGCCTGGCCCTGGCCATACAACAGACCCTAAAGGTACCGCCGACCGCAGAGCGGTTACAGGCCGCGGCCGCGCGCTACACCGAGGCCGCCAGCTGTCAGGCCTATCTGCAGGCCTTTGGTTTTACGCCGCCACCCGCCGCGGCCCACTCACAGATGCCCTGA
- the hldE gene encoding bifunctional D-glycero-beta-D-manno-heptose-7-phosphate kinase/D-glycero-beta-D-manno-heptose 1-phosphate adenylyltransferase HldE — MQTLKPILNRLPQARLLVVGDVMLDRYWSGATSRISPEAPVAVVKVETRDERVGGAANVALNIAALGAQVSLGGIVGRDEAAETLERLLVASAIRSQLLRRDDCTTITKLRVLSRHQQLIRLDFEDHSQSGGATELAEQTIAGLEGIDVLVLSDYNKGSLNAVHEIIEAARAARLPVLVDPKGEDFARYRGATLLTPNLGEFEAVVGRCADDDELVAKGEALRAKLELEAILITRSERGMTLLVRDQAPLHLPARAREVFDVTGAGDTVIGVFASVLAAGESLATAATLANAAAGVVVGKLGAATVSAHELQAALNEQHSVQRGVTSEADLLDFVAEARSRGETLVMTNGCFDLLHPGHITYLEEAAALGDHLIVAVNDDDSVSRLKGASRPINRLEDRMHMLAALSCVDWVVPFSEDTPQRLLCHVAPDVLVKGGDYRPQEIAGYDCVVENGGEVRVLSFKPGYSSSDIIDRIRRGE, encoded by the coding sequence TTGCAAACGCTCAAACCCATTCTGAACAGACTCCCCCAGGCCCGGCTACTGGTAGTGGGCGACGTCATGCTCGACCGCTACTGGAGCGGCGCCACCTCGCGCATTTCACCCGAGGCGCCGGTGGCGGTGGTGAAGGTGGAGACGCGCGATGAGCGGGTCGGCGGGGCGGCAAATGTGGCGTTGAACATCGCCGCGCTGGGGGCGCAGGTGTCGCTGGGCGGCATCGTCGGCCGCGACGAGGCCGCCGAGACGCTGGAGCGGCTGCTGGTCGCCAGCGCGATCCGCAGCCAGCTGCTACGGCGAGACGACTGCACCACCATCACCAAGCTGCGGGTGTTGAGTCGTCACCAGCAGCTCATTCGCCTCGATTTTGAAGACCACTCCCAGAGCGGCGGCGCCACCGAGCTGGCCGAGCAGACCATCGCCGGGCTGGAAGGGATCGACGTGCTGGTGCTGTCCGATTACAACAAGGGCTCCCTGAACGCGGTGCACGAGATCATTGAGGCGGCGCGCGCGGCCAGGCTGCCGGTGCTGGTGGATCCCAAGGGTGAGGATTTCGCCCGCTATCGCGGCGCCACCCTGCTGACCCCCAACCTCGGCGAGTTCGAGGCCGTGGTCGGCCGCTGCGCCGACGACGATGAGCTGGTGGCCAAGGGCGAGGCGCTGCGTGCCAAACTGGAATTAGAGGCTATCTTGATCACCCGCAGCGAGCGGGGCATGACCCTGCTGGTGCGCGATCAGGCCCCGCTGCATCTGCCGGCCCGGGCGCGCGAGGTGTTTGACGTCACCGGCGCGGGCGACACGGTGATCGGCGTGTTTGCCTCGGTGCTGGCCGCCGGTGAGAGTCTGGCCACCGCGGCGACCCTGGCCAATGCCGCAGCGGGCGTGGTGGTGGGCAAGCTGGGTGCGGCGACGGTCTCCGCGCATGAGCTGCAGGCGGCGCTGAACGAGCAGCACAGCGTGCAACGCGGGGTGACCAGCGAGGCAGATCTGCTGGACTTCGTGGCCGAGGCGCGCAGTCGTGGCGAAACCCTGGTGATGACCAACGGCTGCTTCGATCTGCTGCACCCGGGCCACATCACCTATCTGGAAGAAGCGGCCGCCCTGGGCGATCATCTGATCGTCGCCGTCAACGACGACGATTCCGTCTCGCGCCTGAAGGGCGCTAGCCGGCCGATTAACCGGCTCGAAGACCGCATGCACATGCTGGCCGCGCTGTCCTGTGTCGACTGGGTGGTGCCGTTTTCCGAAGACACGCCGCAGCGCCTGTTGTGTCATGTCGCGCCCGATGTGCTGGTGAAGGGCGGCGACTATCGCCCGCAAGAGATTGCCGGCTACGACTGTGTGGTGGAAAACGGCGGCGAGGTACGGGTGCTGAGCTTTAAGCCCGGTTATTCCAGTAGCGACATCATCGACCGTATTCGGCGGGGAGAATAG
- a CDS encoding radical SAM protein has product MTIAFGPVPSRRLGRSLGINNIPPKFCSYSCQYCQVGITHGKIVEPREFYTPEAIYQAVSAQLQSAQHAEDPVDYLTFVPDGEPTLDAMLGQAIDRLRPLNIPIAVISNASLLWRKEVRAALARADWVSVKVDSVAEAVWRQINRPHASLQLNAVLDGIRRFARQFRGELVSETMLVRGINDHPQALAGVADFLQQLGVARAYLAIPTRPPAEPGIRGPGEQAVNQAYQILASRLPRVEYLIGYEGDAFAYSGDVRQDLLSITAVHPMRASAVRALLSRAGADWSVVEGLIAEHRLRQVGYLGEDYFVRAFAP; this is encoded by the coding sequence ATGACGATCGCCTTTGGTCCTGTCCCATCACGCCGCCTGGGGCGTAGTCTGGGCATCAATAATATTCCGCCCAAGTTCTGCTCCTATTCCTGCCAGTATTGTCAGGTGGGGATCACCCACGGAAAAATCGTCGAGCCACGGGAGTTTTACACCCCGGAGGCAATCTATCAGGCGGTTAGTGCGCAGCTGCAAAGTGCGCAGCATGCCGAGGACCCCGTCGACTACCTGACCTTCGTCCCGGATGGTGAGCCGACCCTGGATGCCATGCTCGGCCAGGCGATCGATCGGTTGCGGCCGTTAAATATTCCCATTGCGGTGATCTCAAATGCCTCCCTGCTCTGGCGTAAAGAGGTGCGCGCGGCGCTGGCGCGGGCGGACTGGGTCTCGGTGAAGGTCGACAGTGTTGCCGAGGCGGTGTGGCGACAGATCAATCGTCCCCATGCGTCGCTACAGCTCAACGCGGTGCTGGACGGCATCCGCCGCTTTGCCCGGCAATTCCGTGGTGAGCTGGTATCGGAGACCATGCTGGTTCGCGGCATCAATGACCATCCGCAGGCGCTGGCCGGGGTGGCCGATTTTCTGCAGCAGCTGGGTGTCGCCAGGGCCTATCTCGCAATCCCCACGCGGCCCCCAGCCGAGCCCGGGATACGCGGGCCGGGCGAGCAGGCCGTGAACCAGGCCTACCAGATCCTGGCCAGTCGTCTGCCCCGGGTGGAATATCTCATCGGTTACGAGGGCGATGCCTTTGCCTACAGCGGTGATGTGCGACAGGATCTGCTCAGCATTACCGCCGTGCATCCCATGCGGGCCTCGGCGGTCAGGGCGTTGCTGTCGCGCGCCGGGGCGGACTGGTCCGTGGTGGAGGGGCTGATTGCCGAGCACCGGCTCAGGCAGGTGGGTTATCTCGGCGAAGACTATTTTGTGAGGGCATTCGCCCCATAG
- a CDS encoding 3-deoxy-D-manno-octulosonic acid transferase yields MKQGLLRYRLVLRLLAPLILVFNAWQAARAGQLRLFRQRLGVCLPRRTDRPLWLHAASVGEVIAAQPLIAALRERFPQLPVVVTTVTATGAGIARQRLPAEVQHFYLPMDWPGATRRFLRAVNPRAALIMETELWPNLFAGIAVHHIPLIIVNGRLSSRTRHAAGWIRALYALSLKSVSAILARSADDAAAYIALGAPAERVRMLGNIKFSGTAGTRVQAIDLGRPYVLAASTHHDEERQLAQTWQQTQTRGRLLVIAPRHPQRREEILHQIDARPIAVRSRGDAVTADTRIYLADTLGELEALMAGADCVFMGGSLIAHGGHNILEPARLGRPIVFGPHMKNFTDEAQLLLQADAAIQVADAQALSGLLNDWLTHPDKAALYGARAAELMSRQGAVLEAYLRAIVELGGLATGQDSPS; encoded by the coding sequence GTGAAGCAGGGACTGTTGCGTTATCGCTTAGTGCTGCGCCTGCTGGCGCCACTGATCCTCGTCTTCAACGCCTGGCAGGCGGCCCGCGCCGGACAACTGCGCCTGTTTCGCCAACGGCTCGGGGTCTGCCTGCCACGCCGCACCGATCGGCCGCTATGGTTACACGCCGCCTCCGTCGGCGAGGTCATCGCCGCCCAACCGTTAATAGCGGCCCTGCGCGAACGCTTCCCACAGCTGCCGGTGGTGGTAACCACCGTCACCGCCACCGGCGCCGGCATCGCGCGGCAGCGACTGCCCGCCGAGGTGCAACACTTTTACCTACCCATGGATTGGCCCGGTGCCACCCGGCGATTCCTGCGCGCGGTAAATCCCCGCGCCGCACTGATCATGGAAACCGAGCTGTGGCCCAACCTGTTTGCCGGTATCGCCGTGCATCACATCCCCCTCATTATCGTCAACGGCCGACTCTCCTCGCGCACCCGTCATGCCGCCGGCTGGATAAGGGCGCTCTACGCCCTCAGCCTGAAAAGTGTCAGCGCGATTCTGGCGCGTTCGGCGGATGACGCAGCGGCCTACATTGCGTTAGGCGCGCCTGCCGAACGGGTGCGCATGCTCGGCAATATCAAGTTCTCCGGCACCGCCGGCACCCGCGTGCAGGCCATCGACCTCGGCCGCCCTTATGTGCTCGCCGCCTCCACCCACCACGATGAGGAACGCCAGCTTGCCCAGACCTGGCAACAGACCCAAACCCGGGGCCGGCTGCTGGTCATCGCGCCACGCCATCCCCAGCGCCGGGAGGAGATCCTCCACCAGATCGACGCCCGGCCGATCGCCGTACGCAGCCGTGGTGATGCCGTCACCGCCGACACCCGGATCTACCTCGCCGACACGCTAGGTGAACTGGAAGCCCTGATGGCCGGCGCAGACTGCGTCTTCATGGGCGGCTCGCTCATTGCCCACGGCGGCCACAACATCCTGGAACCGGCGCGACTGGGCAGGCCCATCGTGTTCGGGCCACACATGAAAAACTTCACCGATGAGGCGCAGCTGTTGCTGCAGGCCGATGCCGCCATACAGGTCGCCGATGCTCAGGCATTGTCCGGCCTGCTGAACGACTGGCTGACTCACCCCGACAAGGCCGCCCTGTATGGCGCCCGGGCCGCAGAGCTGATGTCACGCCAGGGCGCGGTGCTGGAGGCATACCTGCGGGCGATTGTCGAGCTCGGCGGGCTTGCCACCGGGCAAGACTCCCCATCATGA
- a CDS encoding thioredoxin domain-containing protein, translating to MKKHLQVPIAAALLLIVFAVAIIIYNEQQAEELSATADKNAALLIRDYSPTIGNKNARVTIVEFFDPACETCKAFHPFVKHLMSAHPGRINLVLRYTPFHQGSDYVIKILEAARLQNRFWETLEASYESQPAWASHGNPQPERLWTLLGGVGLDLNKARADMQSPTIAHRIQQDMEDARQLQVTKTPGFFVNGKPLVRFGYEPLQELVEAEIRQQY from the coding sequence ATGAAAAAACACCTCCAGGTTCCCATCGCCGCGGCGCTGCTGCTGATCGTCTTCGCCGTGGCCATCATTATCTACAATGAACAGCAGGCCGAGGAGCTCAGTGCCACGGCCGACAAAAATGCCGCCTTACTGATCCGCGATTATTCGCCGACCATCGGCAATAAAAACGCCAGGGTGACCATCGTGGAATTTTTTGATCCCGCCTGTGAAACCTGCAAGGCCTTTCATCCCTTTGTGAAGCACCTGATGTCCGCCCATCCCGGCAGGATCAATCTGGTGCTGCGCTATACGCCGTTTCACCAGGGCTCGGACTACGTGATTAAGATCCTGGAGGCGGCGCGGCTGCAAAACCGCTTCTGGGAGACCCTGGAGGCAAGCTATGAGTCACAGCCCGCCTGGGCCTCGCACGGCAATCCGCAACCCGAACGGTTGTGGACCCTGCTCGGTGGTGTGGGGCTTGATCTGAATAAGGCCAGGGCGGACATGCAGAGCCCGACGATCGCCCACCGCATCCAGCAGGATATGGAGGATGCCCGGCAGCTGCAGGTCACCAAGACCCCCGGCTTCTTCGTCAACGGCAAGCCCCTGGTGCGTTTTGGTTATGAACCGTTACAGGAACTGGTGGAGGCAGAAATCCGCCAGCAGTATTGA
- a CDS encoding sugar phosphate nucleotidyltransferase, which yields MNLIILAAGQGKRLYPLTKDTPKSLLDLGDGTTLLDRQLENAIASHTLHKVYVITGYLSEQLEAKLDAYREQAEIEVVYNPYYDVSNNLLSLWCAHYLMLDEDFLVSNGDNIYKAHVYDQVLAGDHQAIQLTIDHKDHYDEDDMKVRMDDQRQLLQVSKKIDPAEAQAESVGLVMVRGAEMRRRFHDKLMQMVKQPESRDAFWLELFNALVADGQTVSTCEISHDDWGEVDFHPDIEAMRKAVFNRIF from the coding sequence ATGAATCTTATTATTCTTGCCGCGGGGCAGGGCAAGCGCCTGTACCCACTCACCAAAGATACCCCCAAGTCGCTGCTGGATCTGGGTGATGGCACGACGCTGCTGGATCGACAGCTGGAAAACGCCATCGCCAGTCATACCCTGCACAAGGTGTACGTGATCACCGGCTACCTCAGTGAACAACTGGAGGCGAAGCTTGATGCCTATCGGGAGCAGGCGGAGATCGAGGTGGTGTATAACCCCTATTACGACGTATCGAATAATCTGCTGTCGTTATGGTGTGCCCACTATCTCATGTTGGACGAGGACTTCCTTGTCTCCAATGGTGACAACATCTACAAGGCCCACGTCTACGATCAGGTGCTGGCGGGCGATCACCAGGCCATCCAGCTCACCATCGATCACAAGGACCATTACGACGAGGATGACATGAAGGTGCGCATGGACGATCAGCGCCAGCTGTTACAGGTATCAAAAAAGATCGATCCCGCCGAGGCACAGGCGGAATCCGTGGGCCTGGTGATGGTGCGCGGTGCCGAGATGCGCAGGCGCTTTCATGACAAATTGATGCAGATGGTGAAGCAGCCCGAAAGCCGGGATGCTTTCTGGTTGGAGCTGTTTAATGCGCTGGTGGCTGACGGGCAGACGGTGAGCACCTGCGAAATCAGTCACGACGACTGGGGCGAGGTGGATTTTCATCCCGACATCGAGGCCATGCGCAAGGCGGTATTCAACCGCATTTTCTGA
- a CDS encoding CDP-glycerol glycerophosphotransferase family protein: MPQSVYFDIPHLYYLPQYQPVYEELTRRGAHCTFVFYERPEAELLHSVIRQHQLPVIWVKDEAAALQRYRQDRPDWVIFGNDFLGLKSLDKSVTRCALLFHGSGTGIKGASLSPGLGEVDVRFVSGPARLPIFRERYPEVELVTVGFAKLDPLFGPVEQQPRLDLAALGLDPAKQTLLYAPTFYPSSIENMGRNWPAQFAQYNILIKPHDFTLNKRRYRHQLKRLQQWARHDNVWLARPTDYSLIPFMATADVMATDTSSAIFEFAALDKPVIVCDFVRLRWSYRGPFRFRLRKRLDASTEQYQDIALHAKRFKDLKAIVDSQMQHPEQLRARRLAYADQIMGQRDGKVAQRIVDYLLENRRS; this comes from the coding sequence ATGCCGCAGTCCGTCTATTTCGACATCCCACACCTTTATTATCTACCGCAATACCAGCCGGTTTATGAGGAACTCACGCGCCGCGGCGCACACTGTACCTTTGTCTTTTATGAGCGGCCCGAGGCCGAACTGCTGCACAGCGTCATCCGCCAGCACCAGCTACCCGTGATCTGGGTGAAGGACGAGGCGGCGGCGCTGCAACGCTATCGTCAGGACCGGCCGGACTGGGTGATCTTCGGTAACGACTTTCTCGGCCTCAAGAGCCTGGATAAATCGGTCACCCGCTGCGCGCTGCTGTTTCACGGCTCCGGCACCGGCATCAAGGGCGCCTCGCTGTCACCGGGGCTGGGCGAGGTGGACGTGCGTTTTGTCTCCGGCCCGGCCCGGCTGCCCATTTTTCGTGAACGCTACCCGGAGGTTGAGCTGGTGACGGTGGGCTTCGCCAAACTGGACCCGCTGTTCGGCCCGGTCGAGCAGCAGCCGCGACTGGATCTGGCGGCGCTGGGGCTGGATCCGGCCAAACAGACCCTGCTCTACGCCCCCACCTTTTACCCCAGTTCCATCGAAAACATGGGACGCAACTGGCCGGCACAGTTTGCGCAATACAACATCCTCATTAAGCCGCACGATTTCACCCTCAACAAAAGGCGTTATCGCCATCAACTCAAACGCCTGCAGCAATGGGCCCGCCATGACAACGTCTGGCTGGCCCGCCCCACCGATTACTCGCTGATCCCCTTCATGGCCACCGCCGATGTGATGGCGACCGATACCTCGTCCGCCATCTTTGAATTTGCGGCGCTGGACAAGCCGGTGATCGTGTGTGACTTCGTGCGCCTGCGCTGGAGCTACCGTGGGCCGTTCCGCTTTCGGTTGCGAAAACGGCTTGATGCCAGCACCGAGCAGTATCAGGACATCGCCCTGCACGCCAAACGCTTCAAAGACCTCAAGGCCATCGTCGACTCGCAGATGCAGCACCCGGAGCAGTTGCGCGCCCGACGCCTGGCCTACGCCGATCAGATCATGGGACAGCGCGACGGCAAGGTCGCGCAGCGGATCGTCGATTATCTACTGGAAAATCGACGATCTTGA
- a CDS encoding glycosyltransferase family 9 protein, which yields MPARSLPCSLPFSRAPDSLCILRLSAVGDICHTVPVVRSIQRQWPQTRISWIIGRLEASLIGDIPGIEFIIFDKSRGWRAYAELRRQLRGRHFDALLQMQISLRASLASLLIPTDIRLGFDRARAKDYQWLFTNARIPARPRQHVMDGLFGFAEAIGVTDLTPRWEIPIPAEAEDFVRQQLPADRPLLVISPCSSNRARNWRNWSAEGYAQVADYAVEKYGLQVVLTGGPSQLEKDYGEAISQQTRHPLLNLIGRTNLKQLLAIIQRAAAIITPDSGPAHMATTVGTPVIGLYVTSNPERSGPYLSQQWVVNRYPEALLAERGKSVQEAPWGQRVRSAEAMSRIAVQDVTDKLDAIFRAHEGTDLGSVSG from the coding sequence ATGCCAGCCCGCTCACTGCCCTGCTCACTGCCCTTTAGCCGCGCACCCGACAGCCTGTGCATCCTGCGCCTGTCGGCCGTGGGCGACATCTGTCACACCGTGCCGGTGGTGCGCAGCATCCAGCGCCAGTGGCCGCAGACCCGCATCAGCTGGATTATCGGCCGACTCGAGGCCAGCCTGATAGGGGACATCCCCGGCATCGAGTTTATCATCTTTGACAAAAGCCGCGGCTGGCGGGCCTATGCCGAGCTGCGCAGACAGCTGCGCGGCCGGCACTTCGATGCCCTGCTGCAGATGCAGATCTCCCTGCGCGCCAGCCTCGCCAGCCTGCTGATTCCCACCGACATCCGCCTCGGTTTCGACCGGGCGCGGGCCAAGGACTATCAGTGGCTGTTCACCAATGCGCGCATCCCGGCCCGGCCGCGACAACATGTGATGGACGGGCTGTTCGGCTTCGCCGAGGCGATCGGGGTGACCGATCTCACACCCCGCTGGGAGATCCCCATTCCCGCCGAGGCAGAGGACTTCGTTCGCCAACAGCTGCCCGCCGATCGGCCGCTGCTGGTGATCAGCCCCTGTTCCAGCAACCGCGCCCGCAACTGGCGTAACTGGAGCGCCGAGGGTTATGCCCAGGTGGCCGACTATGCGGTGGAAAAATACGGCCTGCAGGTGGTGCTCACCGGCGGCCCCAGCCAACTGGAAAAAGACTACGGCGAGGCGATCAGCCAGCAGACCCGGCACCCGCTGCTCAATCTCATCGGCCGGACTAACCTGAAACAGTTATTGGCGATTATCCAGCGCGCCGCGGCCATCATCACCCCCGACTCCGGGCCGGCACATATGGCCACCACGGTGGGTACGCCGGTGATCGGACTCTACGTCACCTCCAATCCCGAACGCAGCGGACCGTATCTCAGTCAGCAATGGGTGGTGAACCGCTACCCCGAGGCCTTGCTGGCAGAGCGGGGGAAAAGCGTGCAGGAGGCGCCGTGGGGACAGCGGGTGCGCAGCGCTGAGGCGATGTCGCGTATCGCGGTGCAGGACGTCACCGATAAACTGGACGCCATTTTTCGTGCGCACGAGGGCACAGACCTCGGGTCTGTCTCCGGTTAA